A single region of the Vicia villosa cultivar HV-30 ecotype Madison, WI linkage group LG4, Vvil1.0, whole genome shotgun sequence genome encodes:
- the LOC131594645 gene encoding transcription factor MYB63-like encodes MGKGRAPCCDKSQVKRGPWSPAEDLKLIAFVQKFGHENWRSLPKQAGLQRCGKSCRLRWINYLRPDLKRGNFTVDEEETIIKLHKALGNKWSKIASYMPGRTDNEIKNVWNTHLKKKLVVKNSDSTSGDESKLESSITSPSSSESISNEAPIQDSEKQVSTNEHVIVDEDPKGSSNSLSYSIESNKILNSGEIVDNNIDQQHLSSLESYDIDKILEDFENMNNLIEIPWESDYDLWNFIDNVGSYDQSNVGEESVIQDVVENEFGEVGEIKESKSKEEVLPKNYEVDPHEAFDFNDIIMSDSELDFSNIQLWSSFSENNNSPKV; translated from the exons atgggaAAAGGAAGAGCACCATGCTGTGATAAGAGTCAAGTTAAGAGAGGACCTTGGAGCCCTGCTGAAGATCTTAAACTCATTGCTTTTGTTCAGAAATTTGGTCATGAAAATTGGAGATCTCTCCCTAAACAAGCAg GTCTTCAAAGATGTGGCAAAAGTTGTCGTTTAAGATGGATCAATTATCTTAGGCCTGATTTAAAGAGAGGCAATTTTACAGTAGATGAAGAAGAAACCATAATAAAGCTACATAAAGCCTTGGGAAACAA GTGGTCAAAGATCGCATCGTATATGCCTGGTAGAACTGATAACGAGATCAAGAATGTGTGGAACACACATTTGAAGAAAAAACTCGTCGTCAAAAATTCAGATTCAACGAGTGGAGACGAATCCAAATTAGAGTCATCAATAACCTCACCCTCTTCCTCGGAATCAATTTCAAACGAGGCACCAATACAAGATTCCGAAAAACAAGTTTCCACCAACGAACATGTTATCGTTGATGAGGATCCAAAAGGGTCATCAAATTCATTGTCTTATTCAATCGAGTCTAACAAAATCTTGAACTCGGGCGAAATTGTTGACAACAATATAGACCAACAACATTTGAGTTCTCTAGAGTCTTATGATATTGACAAAATattagaagattttgaaaatatgaacAACTTGATTGAAATTCCATGGGAATCAGACTATGATCTTTGGAATTTTATTGACAATGTTGGTTCCTATGATCAATCAAATGTTGGTGAAGAGAGTGTTATTCAAGATGTTGTTGAGAATGAGTTTGGAGAAGTAGGTGAAATAAAGGAGTCAAAGAGCAAAGAAGAGGTTCTACCAAAGAATTATGAAGTTGACCCTCATGAGGCATTTGATTTCAATGATATTATAATGTCTGATTCTGAATTAGATTTTAGTAATATTCAATTGTGGTCCTCTTTTTCTGAAAATAACAATAGTCCTAAAGTTTAA